Proteins encoded together in one Macadamia integrifolia cultivar HAES 741 chromosome 8, SCU_Mint_v3, whole genome shotgun sequence window:
- the LOC122086728 gene encoding receptor-like protein 7, with product MGSCFPIFNSSRNRNHRSPSHQARSSRRSPHLFRWVPIRRSNISFSSWEPETDCCSWDGVTCNVTTGYVIGLDLSSDPYSFSYKLSGPIYSNSSLFGLHHLQRLNLAYNDFKLAPIPSEFDRLPSLTHLDLSHSNFYGQIPWEFSRLTRLVSLDLSYFSDYAKLERPNLKELIQNLTSLVELYLDGVDLSSPSPTQGSSDHWSQVLPQSLPNLRALSLINCDLSSPIHPSFSQLVFLEELRFDENYNLSLEVPNFLPANFSHLKTLSLRDCGLYGEFPNSLFRLPNLQILDVSMNLLLNGQLPDFPLNNAFQYISLYRTNFSGAIPDSIRNLRFLTTLRLGDLQLGGCHFSGSVSPFLTNLTQLTELDLSHNSFTGLNQTAVGTSAEQKRSNNFTRPES from the coding sequence ATGGGTTCCTGCTTCCCAATCTTCAACTCCAGCAGAAATAGAAACCACCGATCGCCCTCTCACCAAGCTCGATCATCCCGTCGTTCTCCTCATCTCTTCCGATGGGTTCCGATTCGGCGGAGCAACATTTCCTTCAGTTCATGGGAACCAGAAACAGATTGTTGCTCATGGGATGGCGTCACTTGCAACGTCACCACTGGTTACGTGATTGGTCTCGACTTGAGCTCTGATCCCTACTCGTTCAGTTACAAGCTTTCAGGACCTATCTATTCCAACAGCAGCCTCTTtggcctccatcatctccaaaggCTCAACCTTGCTTACAATGACTTCAAGTTGGCTCCTATCCCATCTGAGTTTGATCGTCTTCCAAGCTTGACACATCTCGACCTCTCCCATTCCAATTTCTACGGCCAGATACCCTGGGAATTCTCACGCCTAACAAGGTTGGTTTCTCTTGATCTCTCCTACTTCTCTGATTATGCAAAACTGGAAAGACCAAACCTTAAGGAGTTGATCCAGAATCTGACATCTCTTGTGGAACTATACCTTGATGGTGTAGACCTCTCTAGTCCTAGTCCTACACAGGGAAGCAGCGATCATTGGTCTCAGGTCTTGCCGCAGTCTCTTCCCAACCTCCGTGCATTGAGTTTGATTAACTGTGATCTTTCAAGTCCCATTCACCCTTCTTTCTCGCAGCTTGTCTTCCTCGAGGAGCTCCGATTTGATGAAAACTATAATCTTTCTCTTGAAGTACCCAACTTCTTACCCGCCAATTTCTCTCATTTGAAGACTCTTAGTCTAAGAGATTGTGGATTGTATGGAGAGTTCCCCAACAGTCTTTTTCGGCTACCCAATCTTCAGATCCTTGATGTGTCAATGAATCTTCTCCTAAATGGTCAATTGCCAGATTTTCCACTTAACAATGCCTTTCAGTACATATCGCTCTATCGGACAAACTTTTCAGGAGCGATTCCAGATTCTATTCGAAATCTTAGGTTTTTGACAACATTACGACTTGGGGATTTACAACTTGGTGGTTGTCATTTCTCCGGATCGGTTTCACCTTTTTTAACCAATCTCACCCAACTAACTGAGCTAGACCTTTCCCACAATAGTTTTACCGGTTTGAATCAGACAGCGGTAGGTACGTCGGCGGAgcagaagagatccaacaacttCACGAGACCTGAGAGTTGA
- the LOC122087647 gene encoding epoxide hydrolase A-like — protein sequence MEGIEHGMVSVNGINMHIAEKGEGPVVLLLHGFPELWYSWRHQISALASHSYRAVAPDLRGFGDTDTPPSTTSYTAFHVVGDLIALIDLLGQDQIHGREGFHVFVEMIGVRFAASYPNSGGGMMEDLGW from the exons ATGGAAGGAATTGAGCACGGAATGGTGAGTGTGAATGGAATAAACATGCACATAGCGGAGAAAGGGGAAGGTCCTGTGGTGCTGCTTCTTCACGGGTTTCCCGAGCTCTGGTACTCATGGAGGCACCAGATTTCTGCATTGGCCTCCCACAGCTACAGAGCTGTGGCTCCTGACCTCCGTGGCTTTGGTGATACCGATACTCCTCCTTCAACCACCAGCTATACCGCTTTTCACGTTGTTGGGGATCTTATTGCCCTCATCGATCTCCTCGGCCAAGATCAG ATTCATGGGCGAGAGGGGTTTCATGTGTTTGTGGAGATGATCGGAGTTCGGTTTGCGGCTTCGTACCCCAACAGCGGTGGTGGGATGATGGAGGACCTCGGTTGGTGA
- the LOC122087583 gene encoding basic form of pathogenesis-related protein 1-like, translating into MGSYKIELPLLCFIASFFFFFFFHVSQAQNSPSDYLAAHNAARSEVSVGSMTWDDTVASYAQNYANQRAGDCNLVHSNGPYGENIAWSSGDMSATDAVNMWVSEKAYYDYNSNSCTGGQQCLHYTQVVWKNSVRLGCGRVQCSSGGTFITCNYDPPGNYEGQRPY; encoded by the coding sequence ATGGGATCATACAAGATTGAGttacctcttctttgcttcattgcctcattcttcttcttcttcttctttcatgtcTCCCAAGCCCAAAACTCTCCATCAGATTACCTAGCAGCTCACAATGCCGCCCGTTCAGAGGTTAGTGTTGGATCAATGACATGGGACGACACAGTAGCTTCCTATGCTCAAAACTATGCCAACCAAAGGGCCGGAGATTGCAATCTCGTGCACTCCAACGGACCTTATGGTGAGAACATTGCTTGGAGTTCCGGCGACATGTCGGCCACAGATGCTGTCAATATGTGGGTTTCTGAGAAAGCTTACTATGATTACAATTCCAATTCTTGCACCGGTGGCCAACAGTGCCTACACTACACACAGGTTGTTTGGAAGAACTCAGTTAGGCTTGGTTGTGGTAGAGTTCAGTGCAGCAGTGGGGGGACCTTCATCACCTGCAACTATGATCCTCCAGGCAACTATGAAGGCCAACGTCCTTACTGA
- the LOC122086322 gene encoding pathogenesis-related protein 1C-like, whose amino-acid sequence MGSYKIELALLCFIALAFFFHVSHAQNSASDYLAAHNAARSEVGVGSMTWNDTVAAYAQNYANQRSGDCQNLVHSGGPYGENLAWSSGDMSATDAVNMWVAEKAYYDYNSNSCASGEVCGHYTQVVWRNSVRLGCARIQCSSGGTFITCNYDPPGNYVGERPY is encoded by the coding sequence ATGGGATCATACAAGATTGAgttagctcttctttgcttcattGCCTTAGCCTTCTTCTTCCATGTATCTCATGCCCAAAACTCTGCATCAGACTACCTAGCAGCTCACAATGCAGCCCGTTCAGAGGTTGGCGTTGGATCAATGACATGGAACGACACAGTAGCTGCCTATGCTCAAAACTATGCCAACCAAAGGTCCGGAGATTGCCAAAACCTTGTCCATTCCGGCGGTCCCTACGGCGAGAACCTTGCTTGGAGTTCCGGTGATATGTCAGCCACAGATGCTGTCAATATGTGGGTAGCTGAGAAAGCTTACTATGATTACAATTCCAATTCTTGCGCCAGCGGCGAAGTATGTGGACACTACACACAGGTTGTTTGGAGGAACTCTGTTAGGCTTGGTTGTGCTAGAATTCAGTGCAGCAGTGGAGGGACCTTCATTACCTGCAACTATGATCCTCCAGGCAACTATGTAGGCGAACGTCCTTATTGA